In Vigna unguiculata cultivar IT97K-499-35 chromosome 3, ASM411807v1, whole genome shotgun sequence, a single genomic region encodes these proteins:
- the LOC114177151 gene encoding acyl carrier protein 1, chloroplastic-like, protein MASLSATSLTFQPSLNFSTAISQGCYKTSPFGAVCVGWNRRSFPSLRSSRFRICAVQAQPETLQKVCDIVRKQLALPKESELTPDTKFSDLGADSLDTVEIVMTLEEEFNINVEEDGSQNISTVQEAADLIEKLVQEKKVDQNKATEAA, encoded by the exons ATGGCATCTCTTTCAGCCACTTCTCTCACCTTCCAACCCTCTCTCAACTTCTCTACAGCCATCTCACAG GGGTGCTACAAAACTTCACCTTTTGGTGCAGTTTGTGTGGGATGGAACAGGAGAAGCTTCCCTTCTTTGAGATCCTCCCGTTTTCGCATTTGTGCA GTGCAGGCACAACCAGAAACATTACAGAAGGTGTGTGATATTGTGAGGAAACAACTTGCTCTCCCCAAAGAATCCGAGCTTACCCCAGACACCAAATTTTCAGATCTTGGTGCTGATTCCCTTGACACG GTGGAAATAGTGATGACTTTGGAGGAAGAGTTTAACATCAATGTTGAGGAAGATGGGTCTCAGAACATCTCAACAGTTCAAGAAGCAGCTGATTTAATAGAGAAACTGGTTCAAGAGAAAAAAGTGGACCAGAACAAAGCAACTGAAGCAGCTTAA
- the LOC114179904 gene encoding mitochondrial phosphate carrier protein 3, mitochondrial-like, with amino-acid sequence MAPSDQSRHSLVPGFLYSSKTLSHLSNNTNHGLPLLPSSSSSLPAQNGAKNPVILSPKEKIRMFSPAYYGACSAGGVFSCGLTHMAVTPLDLVKCNMQIDPVKYKNITSGFGVLLKEQGAKGFFRGWVPTLLGYSAQGACKFGFYEFFKKYYSDLAGAENAVKYKTIIYLAGSASAEVIADIALCPMEAVKVRVQTQPGFARGLSDGLPKFIKAEGFSGLYKGIVPLWGRQIPYTMMKFASFETVVEMIYKNVIPIPKEKCSKNKQLGVSFAAGYIAGVLCAVVSHPADNLVSFLNNAKGATIGDAVKKIGVVGLFTRGLPLRIVMIGTLTGAQWGLYDSFKVFVGLPTTGGSAPAPVK; translated from the exons ATGGCTCCCTCAGACCAATCTCGCCACTCTCTTGTTCCTGGATTCTTATACTCATCAAAAACACTGTCCCATTTGAGTAATAACACCAATCATGGGTTACCATTGctaccatcatcatcatcatcgttgCCAGCGCAAAATGGGGCCAAGAATCCTGTGATCCTTTCACCAAAAGAGAAAATCCGCATGTTTTCTCCTGCTTACTATGGAGCATGCAGTGCCGGCGGGGTCTTCAGTTGTGGACTCACCCACATGGCTGTCACTCCTCTCGATCTTGTCAAGTGCAACATGCAg ATTGATCCCGTAAAGTACAAGAACATCACATCAGGATTTGGAGTGTTACTGAAGGAGCAGGGTGCTAAAGGTTTCTTCAGGGGATGGGTGCCTACTCTGCTGGGGTACAGTGCTCAAGGAGCATGCAAGTTTGGGTTTTATGAGTTCTTCAAGAAGTATTACTCAGACCTTGCAGGAGCCGAGAATGCAGTGAAGTACAAAACGATCATATATCTAGCTGGTTCTGCTTCAGCTGAAGTTATTGCTGATATTGCCCTTTGCCCTATGGAGGCTGTCAAAGTTCGTGTACAAACTCAGCCTGGCTTTGCTCGAGGTTTGTCTGATGGGTTGCCCAAGTTTATCAAGGCTGAGGGTTTTTCTGG GTTGTATAAAGGTATAGTTCCTCTTTGGGGCCGTCAAATTCCAT ACACGATGATGAAATTTGCTTCCTTTGAGACGGTTGTGGAGATGATTTACAAAAACGTGATCCCAATCCCGAAGGAGAAGTGCAGCAAAAATAAGCAGCTTGGAGTGAGTTTTGCAGCTGGGTACATAGCAGGTGTGCTGTGTGCAGTTGTCTCACATCCTGCCGACAACCTCGTTTCTTTTCTCAACAATGCCAAGGGAGCCACGATTGGTGAT GCTGTGAAGAAGATTGGGGTGGTTGGTCTTTTCACTCGTGGCCTTCCTCTTCGTATAGTTATGATCGGAACACTAACCGGAGCACAGTGGGGACTCTATGATTCGTTTAAAGTATTCGTAGGACT GCCTACTACTGGAGGAAGTGCTCCTGCACCGGTTAAGTAG
- the LOC114177262 gene encoding serine carboxypeptidase-like 45, which yields MKNLPTWKTMAVTVVLLQLSFSLEIFCLSNHADRIVRLPGQPNTRFQQFSGYVTVDDLKHKALFYYFVESETHPSSKPLVLWLNGGPGCSSLGVGAFSENGPFRPNGKVLIKNEYSWNRETNILYLETPVGVGFSYAKGGSSYETVNDETTARDNLVFLQRWFNKFPQFRHRDLFLAGESYAGHYVPQLAKLMIEINKKEKLFNLKGIALGNPVLEYATDLNSRAEFFWSHGLISDSTYKLFTTGCNYSRYVSEYYRDSISPLCSKVLRQVARETSKFVDKYDVTLDVCISSVLSQSKAICPQGQKTNESIDVCVDDKVTNYLNRKDVQEALHAKLVGVQKWDVCNNILDYDMLNLEKPTLPIVGSLIKSGVRVLIYSGDQDSVIPLTGSRTLVQKLARQLGLNTTVPYRVWFEGQQVGGWTQVYGSILSFATVRGASHEAPFSQPERSFVLFKSFLEDRPLPEIF from the exons atgaagaaCTTGCCAACATGGAAAACCATGGCAGTGACTGTGGTGTTGCTTCAATTGAGCTTTTCCTTGGAGATTTTCTGTCTCTCTAATCATGCAGATAGAATTGTTCGGCTTCCTGGACAACCCAACACACGCTTCCAACAGTTCTCAGGATATGTTACAGTGGATGATCTCAAACACAAAGCTCtcttttactattttgttgaatCAGAAACTCATCCATCTTCAAAGCCTCTTGTTCTCTGGCTCAATGGAG GACCTGGGTGTTCTTCTCTTGGAGTGGGTGCATTCTCTGAAAATGGACCTTTTAGACCAAATGGGAAAGTTTTGATTAAAAACGAGTACAGTTGGAACAGAG AGACAAACATTTTGTATTTGGAGACACCAGTTGGGGTGGGGTTCTCTTATGCTAAAGGTGGCTCTTCCTATGAGACTGTGAATGATGAGACAACAG cCAGGGACAATCTTGTATTCTTGCAACGCTGGTTCAACAAGTTCCCTCAATTCAGGCACAGAGATTTGTTTCTAGCAGGTGAAAGCTATGCAG GGCATTATGTTCCACAACTTGCAAAGCTCATgattgaaataaacaaaaaggaGAAGTTATTCAATCTGAAAGGCATAGCC TTGGGTAATCCAGTTCTAGAATATGCCACTGACTTGAATTCAAGGGCCGAGTTCTTCTGGTCTCACGGTTTGATATCTGATTCAACGTACAAATTGTTCACTACAGGCTGTAACTATTCCCGATACGTCAGTGAATACTACAGAGACTCCATTTCTCCGCTTTGTTCAAAGGTTTTGAGGCAAGTAGCCAGAGAAACCAGTAAGTTTGTGGATAAATATGATGTCACGCTTGATGTTTGCATTTCATCAGTGCTTTCACAATCCAAAGCAATTTGTCCTCAAGGCCAA aaaacaaatgaGAGCATAGATGTATGTGTAGATGACAAAGTTACTAATTACTTGAACCGAAAAGATGTACAAGAGGCTCTCCATGCCAAGCTTGTCGGAGTCCAAAAATGGGATGTCTGCAACAA CATTTTGGACTATGATATGCTCAACCTGGAGAAACCTACACTCCCTATTGTTGGATCACTCATAAAATCTGGAGTTCGGGTCTTAATTTACAG TGGAGATCAAGATTCAGTGATTCCACTGACTGGAAGCCGCACCTTAGTTCAAAAGCTGGCTAGACAACTAGGACTGAATACAACAGTCCCCTACAGAGTCTGGTTTGAAGGCCAGCAG gtTGGTGGATGGACTCAAGTTTATGGCAGTATTCTCTCATTTGCTACTGTGAGAGGTGCCTCTCATGAAGCCCCTTTCTCACAGCCTGAAAgatcttttgttttgttcaaGTCATTCTTGGAAGATAGGCCTCTGCCTGAAATCTTCTGA